Proteins from a single region of Chromobacterium sp. ATCC 53434:
- a CDS encoding sugar ABC transporter ATP-binding protein, producing the protein MQVTMRGIDKAFGPVKVLQNVEFTLRGGEIHALMGENGAGKSTLMKILSGVHRADAGEVLLDGRRLDLRDTAAAEAAGIAIIHQELNLIPQLSVMENLFLGREPSRFGVIDFAAMRSRTRAQLAALGADGIDPDAEAGSLSIGQQQMVEIAKALALDARVLIMDEPTAALTEREIDRLFDLMAGLKAGGVAIVYVSHRMEEIFRVCDRISVLRDGCFVGERDVAATDFDEVVRMMVGREIGERYPKRQAAPGAVRLTVENLSDGDMIEGITFDVRAGEVLGIAGLMGSGRSDILKTLFGAKRRAAGRVALDGEELKVAAPGDAIAAGLGFVPEDRKGRGLVLGMSLRENATLVHLDRYARLGVVRGADEARAVDDLIAQLRIRTRDAELDVKSLSGGNQQKVVFAKWLARPPKVLLLDEPTRGVDVGGKAEIYHIVNQLAAAGAAIVMVSSELPEVLALSDRILVLHEGRQAGVFDAAGCSQETLMAAATGTAVPTASRKQA; encoded by the coding sequence ATGCAAGTGACCATGCGCGGCATCGACAAGGCCTTCGGGCCGGTCAAGGTGCTGCAGAACGTCGAATTCACGCTGCGCGGCGGCGAAATCCACGCGCTGATGGGCGAGAACGGCGCCGGCAAGTCGACGCTGATGAAGATACTCAGCGGCGTGCACCGCGCCGACGCCGGCGAAGTCCTGCTGGACGGCCGCCGGCTGGACCTGCGCGACACCGCGGCGGCCGAGGCCGCCGGCATCGCCATCATCCACCAGGAACTGAATCTGATCCCGCAGTTGTCGGTGATGGAGAACCTGTTTCTCGGCCGCGAGCCGTCGCGCTTCGGCGTCATAGACTTCGCCGCGATGCGTAGCCGGACGCGGGCGCAGCTGGCGGCGCTGGGCGCCGACGGCATAGACCCGGACGCCGAGGCCGGCAGCCTGTCCATCGGCCAGCAGCAGATGGTGGAGATCGCCAAGGCGCTGGCGCTGGACGCCCGCGTGCTGATCATGGACGAGCCGACGGCGGCGCTGACCGAACGCGAGATAGACCGGCTGTTCGACCTGATGGCCGGCCTGAAGGCCGGCGGCGTCGCCATCGTCTACGTTTCGCACCGGATGGAGGAGATCTTCCGCGTCTGCGACCGGATCAGCGTCTTGCGCGACGGCTGTTTCGTCGGCGAGCGCGACGTCGCCGCCACCGACTTCGACGAAGTGGTGCGGATGATGGTCGGGCGCGAGATCGGCGAGCGCTATCCGAAGCGCCAGGCCGCGCCCGGCGCGGTCAGGCTGACAGTGGAGAACCTCTCCGACGGTGACATGATAGAAGGTATCACCTTCGACGTCCGCGCCGGCGAGGTGCTGGGCATCGCCGGGCTGATGGGCTCCGGCCGCAGCGACATCCTGAAGACGCTGTTCGGCGCGAAGCGCCGCGCGGCGGGACGCGTCGCGCTGGACGGTGAGGAATTGAAGGTGGCCGCGCCCGGCGACGCCATCGCCGCCGGCCTGGGCTTCGTGCCGGAGGACCGCAAGGGCAGGGGCCTGGTGCTGGGCATGTCGCTGCGCGAGAACGCGACGCTGGTCCATCTGGATCGCTACGCCCGGCTGGGCGTGGTGCGCGGCGCCGACGAGGCGCGCGCCGTCGACGACCTGATCGCCCAGCTGCGCATACGCACCCGCGACGCCGAGCTGGACGTCAAGTCGCTGTCCGGCGGCAATCAGCAGAAGGTGGTGTTCGCCAAATGGTTGGCGCGTCCGCCGAAGGTGCTGCTGCTGGACGAGCCGACGCGCGGCGTCGACGTCGGCGGCAAGGCCGAGATCTACCACATCGTCAACCAGCTGGCCGCCGCCGGCGCCGCCATCGTGATGGTGTCGTCCGAATTGCCGGAAGTGCTGGCGCTGAGCGACCGCATCCTGGTGTTGCACGAGGGCCGCCAGGCCGGCGTGTTCGACGCCGCCGGCTGCAGCCAGGAAACCCTGATGGCCGCCGCCACCGGCACGGCCGTTCCCACCGCATCCAGGAAGCAAGCATGA
- a CDS encoding ABC transporter permease, whose translation MTPQQKANLQRLGPFIALALVVVGLSVMSPDFLTVNNLLNVMRQVSINALIAFGMTLVILLGGIDLSVGSILALSSVIAATLLRAGADPMLATLAGIAAGAAMGLFNGLVISKGRVAPFIATLATMTILRGLALVFSNGSPITGFDSELFSMLGGGYVAGLVPVPVVSMLVLFVAFWFVLKKTVFGRHLYAAGGNEEAARLSGVKVDRIKLWVYSISGAMSALAGVVLTSRLNSAQPTAGTGYELDAIAAVVLGGTSLTGGRGWIFGTLVGALLIGVLNNGLNLLGVSSFYQQVIKGAVILLAVLLDRRGNK comes from the coding sequence ATGACCCCGCAACAAAAAGCCAATCTGCAACGTCTCGGTCCCTTCATCGCGCTGGCGCTGGTGGTCGTCGGCCTGTCGGTGATGAGTCCGGATTTCCTGACCGTCAACAATCTGCTGAACGTGATGCGCCAGGTGTCGATCAACGCGCTGATCGCCTTCGGCATGACGCTGGTGATCCTGCTGGGCGGCATCGATCTGTCGGTCGGTTCGATATTGGCCTTGTCGTCGGTGATCGCCGCGACGCTGCTGCGCGCCGGCGCCGATCCGATGCTGGCGACGCTGGCCGGCATCGCCGCCGGCGCCGCGATGGGCCTGTTCAACGGCCTGGTGATCAGCAAGGGCAGGGTGGCGCCGTTCATCGCGACGCTGGCGACGATGACCATCCTGCGCGGCCTGGCGCTGGTGTTTTCCAACGGCAGCCCGATCACCGGTTTCGACAGCGAGCTGTTCTCGATGCTGGGCGGCGGCTATGTCGCCGGCCTGGTGCCGGTGCCGGTGGTGTCGATGCTGGTCCTGTTCGTCGCTTTCTGGTTCGTGCTGAAGAAGACGGTGTTCGGCCGTCATCTGTACGCCGCCGGCGGCAACGAGGAGGCGGCGCGGCTGTCCGGCGTCAAGGTGGACCGCATCAAGCTGTGGGTCTACTCCATTTCCGGCGCGATGTCGGCGCTGGCCGGCGTGGTGCTGACCTCGCGGCTGAACTCGGCGCAGCCGACGGCCGGCACCGGCTACGAGCTGGACGCCATCGCCGCCGTGGTGCTCGGCGGCACCAGCCTGACCGGCGGCCGCGGCTGGATCTTCGGCACCCTGGTCGGCGCGCTGCTGATCGGCGTGCTGAACAACGGCCTCAATCTCTTAGGCGTGTCCTCGTTCTACCAACAAGTGATCAAGGGCGCGGTGATTCTGCTGGCGGTGCTGCTGGACCGCCGCGGCAACAAGTGA